ATTgatttttcctattttctttcGATATTATCCCTTAAACCTGGCAGCCCAgtaagttactttttaaaatagaaatgtctttatttatttagcttatttattgttaatCTCATTTCAGTGTAAAAACCATGAAGAGTTAGTTAtcttgcttgaaaaatgactcaaTAAAAGAATCTAAAGagttaaaaacaagaagaagaaaaggatcTAACCCAAGTTCCTGTCAGACGCCCTGGTGGTCCGAGCTTCAGTCTTACCTTACTTACCTGCTGACTCTTACAGACAGTAATTTGTCCTGGCGCTGGGAGGTGAGGgctaaataaaaggaaaacattgttATCGTTATTAATCAGCGGCTCTGTCAGCGGGGCCAAGGTGAATAGAACGTGGCACAAATGACTGCATGGAATTCCTGGTGTGTCAGACAGAATAAAGCTGCAATGTTCGTCATGCACTCACTCTGAATTTCACCCACTTATTCAAAGCAAAGCTTGTTCCAGTGGGCCTTGTAATAAGTTGTCTTTCCCTCCGTAGAGGGTGATACACCTTGGGTTTGTAAATCATAAAACATCACTCAGATACAGGTTTAACTGCTATAAATAAGATGTACCGCCCCCCCCACTTATTGAATAAAGAAGtgcaaataaaaaggagaagctggccaaacatgaaaaacaaaacatggaagCTCctaagttattttatgaatgcaAAGTTTTTTCCACATATAAGGTCTTCATCAAGGCAAAACTTACCATAATGTTTCCCTtgacaacattcaagcaaacaggGAGTAGAAGTCCTAAAATAAAACGTGGCCTTTGAACATTTACAACAACCCCCCCTCTGCTGAGATGATCGAAAGCTCTGGAACATCTGTTAAATGGACCTATCGATGAGATTGTTCTCTGGTGTTTGAAAGGTCAATCATCAAGGTTGAATCTCTAAACGTTgaggtcttttctttgtttaactacAGTGTTGTGTTGCAAAATCCCTGGAATTTTCAATGACTTTCCATTTCTACACAGGAACATTAGCATGTCCTAAAAACATTGACTTCTTCCTGATTTGCTTAAGGAATGAAAAAACACCTTGGTTTCCACTTCAAATGGGCAGAAATGTTAAGAGAGGCATAGTTTTAGACAGATATTTTTGATTATTCCTGTGACCCGATTCCCTGAATGTATCTGGTAGAAGGTTCTTTGAGGTTCTAGATGTTTTAGCATGTGCTGTGAATAAAGCACTCAAATGGCAATAATTACTTGTGAAGCCCATCTGTTTACAGCATCTACTTACTGACAACTTAACCTCAAATTACGTGATTTTCCCATGATGTGTTGAACTCATTTGGTAGTCTAAGCAGGTTAATGCAGTCTCTCTGCAGTGCACTTCATCCTTTTCAGACTGAAAAGGCTGCTTCATCTTGCCTGGGGAGGTCGTTTGGTCTGATGCCTTCCACTCCACATATAATATAAACTTCCTCACCACAAGCTGTTCACAAACAGCATAAATAAACATCTACGGGACAAACCAGGGTTTGGACCATGTTAGGGCGCACAATTTCAACATGAGAGTTTGTTTGTTCAAATTTGCTCGCACAGTGACCTAACTCCTTTATACTGAGCACATGTGGGGAGAAGGGCATAGGAAGGCGAACAatacagaggggggggggtggaaaAATCCAAATTTTTCCAATATGCAGACGGGGCTGTTCATCAAGAAAGGTTTGACACGCGTCTTTGAACAGCAAGAAACAACATGGTGGAAAAAGTAAAAGGATGGAGTAGGGTGGTTTTGGCTaaacaaatgtcatttttggatGCTTGCTGCAGGGAGGATGAGAAAAAAGCAAGATGATGAAAAGAGTGAAAAGACACATTCCTGGGAGTCTAACTCACTGCCTCAGTTTCCTGGGCTTGATTAGAGGGATGCAGTAAGTTGCGGGTACATTAAGATTAAGATCTCAGCTGTCCAAAGGGAATTACAAAAAGGAAGCAACATGGATGTCTTTATCAAATGTGACATTGGTTTTTATAAAAGGAAGTCTCATTACAGCCTACGCTTACACTGTGCAGCCTGCAGCTACAGCACCTCCTGTGATGGTTACCGAGGCCATTTTGTAATGACTAGGTCACAGGTCTCACCCGCACAGGGCCGAGCTAAATGACTACCATGAATGAAGTAATGCTCTGCCAATTTGtagtaagacacacacaaattcaactGGTATCATATCTACCtgtcaaaggtttggacacTTTTCCATTCACTCGAATATTAAAGTGTGTCTTAACTTTTGATtagtaatataataatttagcaacttttttctatttattctCTATATGTCTTATAGTTCATGTCACAACAGATAAACACAATAAAGAGATGaggttgtattttttaaaatatttcctgCTTATTTTATATGTAATATCAAACATGCAGTCTTGaaagaaaacagttaaaaatataaGTATTTTTCCCTGAAGACTGTCAAGAAACATATACAGCACTGAACAAACAATAACATGCCGACTGGATGCTGAGGCACTAATCACAGGTAATTAGTTTATACTAGGTGGAGCATTGCCACCGGAAATGCATGAAGGGTAATCAACAGCCAGAGGTACACAGGTGTAAGGGGAAAGCAAAAAGCTTGTTACCTTGTCAGCGGTATTGTTTGATTAGGGTTGAACTGGAGTTCAACGTTTCTCGCAACACATTGGCTGTAATGTTTGTACGTCTGATTAAAAGACTCTACATTAAACTTGGGAGGATAAGTTAATAAAATGTGAACAGCTCTACCTCATCACAGAACCAGAATAGCTGTTCTCTTTAGAAAATAAGGTTAATACAAGTAGCATAATTTGGCCTTACTAACAGGTTGttactaaaaaaactaaagatggCTCTGGTGTATCCATGTGACCCAGTGAGGCATGAGTGTGACCGTGTGTCAGCATGCACAAAACCAGGAACCTTACACTGAATCAGCCAAATGGAATTCAGCAATCAgtcatttcattatttacatctatgcttttcctactgtgacttGTCTAAATGTGAGCAAGGTCTACTGGACCACATTAAGGCTTGCATGAGAAGTGTTTTACATCAAATCCAATTTGGTTCAATATGAGCTTCTATAACATCCAAATTCCCCCACTGGGGATgcataaatgtgtattttttcaaatgttttggagAGTATTTTAATACAGTAGTCAATCCTAAAAGCAATACATCgcaaaaaaaggtatttttcaattttgacacaTTGCACGTGTGGAAAAACACCTCAAAACGACAGGATTCATAGaatcacttttaaaatacagcaaaattCTCATTTATCGGAAAAAAGGAATCAAACATTCCTAAATGACATATTTCAATAACTGGATGGACCAGGATTTTACtcacttttaatgaaattagactttttttaaggTTATAGAATCCTGAGGAAGATTTACAACTCAATGGTGAAATAACATCACAAAAGTATTACAGACTCAAGTCTATTAAATTCTGGAGCAACAGAATGTTCAGAAAAACCTGAGATGGTGGATCGTAGACAGcaatcagttttttgttttggtacaTCCAGCAACATGAATGCTGCAATCCGACAGGTAATTTGACTGGTGAGCAAACCAGATAAACACCAATGTGTTCTTTTTGTCACGTTGCCTTGTTTGATGCCCGTAACACAACTTAAGAAGCTGCCTTGTGAACAAAAGTGTTTGTTATCCCAAAGAGGTACTAAAGGGACCAGACTGTACAGCTGCTCCTCGACTTCAGCTCCGCTTTGGACGCTTTGACTGTGGGGTGTCAGATTTTGTGTCCGCTGCATTCTTTGATGCTGCTTTTTTTCTAGAATCTTTTTCGTCGGCATTGTACAGAGCATTTCTGACAAAGCGTGCAGCAGCCCCCTTATCCAGACGGGCAGCTTTCTTCCTGTCTGTAATCTCCTTCACTTTGTTCATGTACGTCCTTATTCGCTCCTGAAAAACAGAACGGTTACAGAAGGATAAGAAATTGCAAATAGAGAAAGCCAAACATTAAAGACAGTGCAGAGAAAACATACATACCAATTCCTGTTTGATTCCATGTTCTCTGGGATTTACACCTTGTGTAACCAAGTACACTGTAATCAAGATCAAAAGTAAGACATGTCCAGAAAAAGAATACTGATACAATCTGATTTAAAGCCAAGACAACTTccagaaaaagataaaaaaaaactatttaaaacaaaactacttCTATCTCACAATTATTGTAATTTCCTCTCAAAATATTTGCCAAGAAATACGTGCAATCATTAAAACCCAATCATGCTTTttcattgttgtgtgtgtgtgtgtgaatgtataaGTGGACAACTATGTGGTAGTACACAAacaagtagtagtagtagaaggcCATAATGGCATTCAGCTTGTTCGCCGTGTTTCAGAAATCCTTTGGTTGGCAATATGATCCAAATAAACGGAATTTGGTAAACTTTGGTGCATTTGCATTGACAAATAATCCTGTTTGTCCCCAAATAGAAGCAGTGTATTTGGCTTTTTAGTTTACTTGTATATTCGAGACACATGTATGAGGTGTCGGAGAAACCCCCCAGGTATGAAGTCAACATGATTTACAGTTTGTAAGTATTGTAAGTTTTGTATACTACTACCACCTGCCTTAAATTTATATTCCCCAAATGCACAAAGTAATCCAGAAAATACTTACTCCAGAATAATGAATTAAGAGTGTATGCAGACATCAGATCCAGCTTGGCTTGATCCAAAGGGTCCAGCTGTCAATAAACCAGATTTAGTTTAATTAGCACCAGATGTTTACACATAAAAGTCCTTTACCTGCAAACGTGTCAAAGCCACAATAAATAACTATCAAAATGGACTGCTAGGTACACCAAAGCATAATATGTTATGAGATTATTGCATGTCTACCATGTAAAATGTTATTCTTCAATGTAACTGGTAATTATCAGACTCACTGTAGGTGTGAATGGCCGTTCACCTAATTGTATTTCCCAGTGATGTTTGGTTAAATGGAAGAACTTCGTCTCAAAGATGCAAGTTTCTTTGATACggttcaggtgtttttttttacatattaaaaaaatatgtttggatGATTTGTTGCCAATCTGATAATCCGTCTGTGACGAAGGCCTTCTTTACAAGAGACATTTTAACTCGtcatagaagaaaataaaacggGTGTACCACAAATAGCAACGAGTGCTGACAAGTGACAATGacagctgtaaaaaataaaataaaaaggtcttcagcctACCTTTTGGAGCAGGTCATTCCTCGGCATCGCCATCAACTTCTCCAACATGGTTTTGACAGAAGAAACTGAGCAGTCGAAACTTCTGAGCTGTTCGTCTATCTCGTGAGGGTAGTCTTCGGTTCTGCTGTCCGCTGCCATTTTCctgtataataattatattcatACAATGTTGTGAAGCTTTTCTGTAACATGTTTCACTAgacagtaacgttagctacataaTAGCAAAAAAGCTCTCGTTCAAAGTTGTAACGCcattgttagctagctagctagaaaGGTAGCTTGCACATGCTGCTAATAGGATAACGTTTAGCTACTCGAACTTAAATAAAATAGCATATAATATATGTTAAAAGACATGTATAACTGTGTATACAGCAATATAAGATAACTAAAAACGGAATAGGACCATGTTTAACATTAGCTATTTCTTCGAATAACGTTACCTTTTAAGCCCACAACCACACGCTCTTAGCAACAGGAAGTGACGTTTAAAAACAACTTCTCGTCTTCTTCTGTGGCTAGCTACTCTACTGCCGTCTGCCGTTTGGAAGACTACATTAGCTACTACTAACTACAGATTTCACAGATAACGCTAAGATTATAAACtaacaacagtttgtttgtttaagttgtttttcattAGTCACCAAGCGGCCTTTTCCTCAGTGAAAACGAGTCTAAGCTAATTTATCTGAAGTCAGCAAGTGTGTATGGTACCATGGTAACCTGGGGCGTCTTTGCGGTAAAGGAAGCTGAGTGTGCTATAATATATCCATGGTGCTGGCATGCCAGGCAACAGTTTAAGTGCCTTTAGAACTTGGATTAAACACACCGTTGTAGCTGAACACAAGTAAACCATCCGTGAAAGAGCCTTCCGACATGGACAACTGTGATTTGGAGAAGCTTTCAGTCTCTGGTGGGACGCTCCATCCAGCCTTCTCACCACAAGTTATAGACTACAAAGTGACGGTGGAGAGCAACGTCAACAAAGTGATTCTGGACCTGAATACTAGTGACTGCGGAGCGTCATACAGTATTGTGAGAACATCCTTCAAATTGTGTGCacgttttctctttttaatctaGTAAAACTAAACCTATAATGTAACCtcgttttttaaatatttcagctCTTTGGTGACGGTTCCAGCACCATTATACTGAATGTTGGGTCAAACAGAGTAGAAGTTGAAGTGGTAGCTGAGGATGGCACCGTGAAGAAATACTGTGTGGAAATCACCAGACTGTCTGCAAAAATTGCAGAACTCAGTAATCTGGTTTTGGAAGGAGATATTCCACTTCAACCTGAATTTTGCACCAAAATCTATGAGTATAACAGTGAGTACATACTCCATGTGACAATATGACACAAATGGCGGTCTATGTGTTACTGTAAGGCAgttatattaaaataacagtATGCACTCGGGACATTattcaatgttttaattaacaaagtaataaatacatatttatttgcaAGAACAACGGATTTGGAAAAAGTTAAATCACTAATTGTGTGTTGTGAGTATATGAATTGATGGTAATTTACTTGCCTAAATATTAAAAGATAGTAGAATATCAGACTTTATATACAGATTATTATACTATATAGCCTATTTTTAGTCGTTATAggagtgtatactgtatattttctttgttatgATTATAGGTTGGTCAAATTtccaaaaaacaatcaatttttGTATGGGATTTTGAGCTCTGTCAATCCCACTGTAAACTCTTTTTTCTGCAGGTATTGTCCCCTTTCATTGTAATGCTTTGACCCTGCTTCCCAATGTGccagacaaaaacatcaaagttaCAGTGAATCGAGAGGACAGCGCACAACTAGTCCCTTTGAATTTTGGAGACACTCTGGTGGAGATCTCAGTCTGTTCAGCAGATGGCAGTAATTCACAGGTGGATGAGCCATGAGAAGAGGACGATTTCGTGTTTCGTCACACTAAATTGTTGACAttatatttcaaaacattttccaaTGCAGTGTACCTTATCCTTACCTAATAGCCTACCTGTTAACCTGTAGTAGTCTTACACGTTAAAACTTCACACACAGTTAGTGGTGCCATGTTCATAAATGATAGTATGTAAGTCAGTTTTCAAGAGTAGAGTTTGTATGGATAATTTTAGATGTCATAATGCTTTGCTATTTCAAAGGCTCTAAACGTCCCTCTGGCTCTGTCAGGTGTACACAGTGTTGGTGACTCGAGAGTTAATCCCCATGGCTGTGACCTTCACTGATGAGAAGCAGCGGCTGGACTATGAATGTCCCGTATCTCTGACTGCTTTATATAGACCCATATCTATCAACCACAGGTGAGACCTGAATAGGAACACACTTCATATGAGAAAATGATCCTCTTTTATCACATTCATAAtatcatttaatattgtttttcttctaccGTTCATgcaatagtaaaataaatttaaGTAAATGACAATCAGTATTGGATGCACAATCCCAATAGTCATTGCTCATACCCTAAAATATACTATAATACTTATAATTCAGGGCATCAATTGCTATTTTGTTACACTTGTGGTTAATTGGAGCCTTTTAAGTTTATGGTGTATGGTACATTACATCAGTAGCTTAGACTATGTTCATACTACCTTCTATATTGGTTGAACAAAGGCCGCCAAGATCTAACTGGTTCCCTGTTGATTTGCAGTGAGCCAAAGCACATCTTCTCAAGGCCTTATATCGAGATGCTGGCACGAAGATCAAAAGTCGACCCACTTAGCGGTTGTCCTCTGGGAGACGGCTGGAAGGTTGTTGAACTGGACCTTGACAGACAGATGTCGGCTGCTCGGGTCAAGTGTTTCTTTACTTACAGAGGTGAAGTTTGGAGTCTTAGCTTCTTAAAGAGATGTGTCTAAAGCACAGCTGTGGTGGAGGTGCTTAGTGGTTGAGTTAAAAGTCAGTGGGTAGAATATTAGAACCActatttttttgggaaaaagtAAGTGGTGTAGAAGGAATGATAGATAGGTAATAGCTTGCTAACCTCACAGGAGTATGCATTCAGTCAACATGATCAAAGAATGAAAGATAAATTATCACCAATATATGGTTCCTCTCAGACCTCTACCTTTCTTGCCATTAATGTTGTTACACAGTCAACCTAAACTCAGAGTAACTGAATAACTACATTGTTAATGTGCTAGGTATACACTCTGGCTTACTTCTCAACAGTCCTGATTACACTCCCTGTACTATCTTGTAACATGATGTCACTTCACACAACTATCATGTTACTGTAATGAGGTGGATATTATTACTTAATTAAGCCCTAATCTATCTAGATGGTGTAGGCTGCATTTTGTTTCAGCCCTCCTTTGAGCCCTGCTTAGTCAGAGAAGTATTTCTGGACAACAAAGATCTCTCtctaattgttttttcttttcttgcggAGGTTATTTCTGGGGAATTAAAAAAGTGAACacccaaaacaacatgtaaaagaCATGTTTACAACAGTAGTTAAAtacttttgtgaaaaaataaatttgaaagaATTGAAAAATAATTCTGCAGAGTTGTAAATGAAACTGAACTCATTTTGtaggataaaataaaaaataaaaaagacaatcactAGTCACAGACGTGTCATTTAAGTGGTCGTTTTGGTTTCAGTAGTGGAGGACAACGCTACTATTCACTCCTAGTGTGTGTGATATATCGTgtctttgatgtgtgtgtttttgaaataaaggATGTGACAGTGTGATGGAACTGTCTGAGCTGGGGTCACACTCTCTGGACTGTCCACACAAACCCACAGGGGACCTGGATGCAAAGGTCAGTATGAAAGATTAAACAGAGCTCTGAATTGCCAGAATCACTGCTATCGACCTTGACTCTGCTTATACTTTATTTACAAGTCAGCCTTCACAGCAACTAAGTGCTGGTTTAACTTCAACAGTAAAAGgatcttgtgtttgtgtgtgtggtgctgaCAAAGTTAGTGAGTGTATAAAGGTTCTTTGAGGATTGGGTGCTGTGTGTCATGTTATTATACCTCAACTAACAATAAAGAACCCATGTTTATTATAGTAAATAGATTCACCAGGTCAATCCATTTGAAAGCTTTGATCCTTTATTGATTAAATGTTCTCAACACATCTCTCTTGTGCTCATGTTAATTTTCAGGATGTGACTGAGACTGATTGGTATAAGCAGCACTTTGCATCATCCAGTTGTTTGGAGATGGAGACTAAACACAGTTTGGAGGTAATACATGTATTTTACTTTGCATTATCAGTGCACACGTCTGAAATTAAACTGCATTGGACACACCACCTAAGACACCCATAGGTAGACTCACCATTCATTTATGCAGCTTTATTTCCCCCTACATTTAACAACTTATTCTCATCTTTCACAATagaaatccatttttttcctttgcctTAGTCGTTCCGATTCTGTTATATACTCACATATGTCATTGTGTTCCATAGTGACACATAGAACATAAAACCATCTTGTGGTGAATAAAGGTGTGTGAACTTTGACTTTTACTGATCAAATTGAAATCAACATCTACTGATCAAATTGAAATCAACATCATTTCTCCCCTTAAAAATTCCAACCCTTATATAACTTATGTAATGGCACTTACCAATATGAGGTAATATTTTGCTGCTTGGCCTGCTGCAATGCATGGGTGGATGATTGTTATCTCTGTCTAATGCAGGTGCGTAACTGGGAGAAAAGACTACAAATGGCAGTGGGAGAAGACAGTGTGGATAAACTGTGCGCCCTGGCCCAGGATAACACAAAACTCTACCGGCAACGCCTGCCAAAGCCAGGTAAGTAGAACTTTCCAAAGCAAGAGTGAAGGCTCAGAAAGGAAAGGGGAGTCCAGTAATCTGTCATGGTATCTTGGCAACTATTATCAATTGTAGGAGTGATAGACCTTATTTCCTCCCACCAAACTATCAGACATACCCCCCTAATGCCAATAACCTTCTACACTTTTTTAGACTACACTTTcttacttaaatatataaataaatcacaatgcAACATGACCGaaataacaatttgttttattttaaattttcagGGGGGTGTAACCCAGATAAAGAtcaatatatgtacagtatatacaaattCTCTGCATAGATATCATACTCCATGTACCATATTTGCACTAAAACCCTCCCTTGCTGTTCTTTTCACATATAAAATGCAGGTAAACTGTCTAAATTACCAGACTCTTTAACAGagattattttgtattgtagTTAAATAACAACACAGGCTGGTGAGTTTATGCATCCCTGGCCAGTGGACAGAAGGGTGATTTTCCTTCCCCTGCCTCGGCATAGCAGCTCAGCTCAGCAACACATGAAAATGGGCTAGCTAGTGGCTGCGTCTGaagcctcctcctctcctcctctatcTGACGTGCCAGGCACTCAAGTTACTGCTCATTGTTTCTCAGTTAATTGTGCCTTGCTAATTGTTTAATGACCCTGAGAAGTGATATTAAAGCCTGATCTCTGGGGGACTGCATTAAAGTCAGTGGAACAGAACAGAGATGTAACAccagagaaagggagggagagagagagagagagagagagagagagagcactaATCTTTACTTTACGTATTTCTCTGTTACGCGATCAAGCTGCATGAAGGATGCTGAAGTGTTCTTCAGTCTGACTTCTTGTGTTGTGAACACAACGATCATGTTGTTACACGTGTAGATATTATCAAGGCTGGGtcaatataatcaataataagtATTAAGGGAagcatagtatgtaaaaatagagatgacATTCCGACAAAACTCGGATTTTGATGAAATtctgaattttttgttttgttttctttctttgttgtgcTCTGCCTTTATTTGATTTACTTCCCCGTACCTTATCTTGATGACCCACAgaaatttataaaaaaggaaacagtgaGATGGAtacccttttattttttatcatttaaagtCTCTAAACAATCTAAGCCCAAATCCTGGTTTTACCTGCAGTACAATGCAGGTACTAAGGTCActatgaaatgttatttttcagcTCTATATTAATGTAAATTATCTCTATTATATACA
This portion of the Etheostoma cragini isolate CJK2018 chromosome 17, CSU_Ecrag_1.0, whole genome shotgun sequence genome encodes:
- the c1d gene encoding nuclear nucleic acid-binding protein C1D translates to MAADSRTEDYPHEIDEQLRSFDCSVSSVKTMLEKLMAMPRNDLLQKLDPLDQAKLDLMSAYTLNSLFWMYLVTQGVNPREHGIKQELERIRTYMNKVKEITDRKKAARLDKGAAARFVRNALYNADEKDSRKKAASKNAADTKSDTPQSKRPKRS